A single Phragmites australis chromosome 4, lpPhrAust1.1, whole genome shotgun sequence DNA region contains:
- the LOC133914822 gene encoding B3 domain-containing protein Os03g0212300-like — protein sequence MEQGMADPRLSDFEFFKILLPGMSKKKLRLPSKFAAELGDRRDVKLRLAGGGGPLWDVKIVSNDDGMYLGRGWEQFSHVHDLREGNLLVFRYDSADVLNVTIFDRSTCRKHYPHAAVVAAGTSVCGGSTSAGRSSPSIAEPSYFAVTLRQCNLGTKQNQYLNVPVEFQDAHGYARRRRVVLRMGGRSWAVNLKRGKREHGDRTAFKYGWHQFCVDNGLDLGDTCFFRVIREGGSGDGEDDDDVLKVEVRKKDGTFVA from the exons ATGGAGCAGGGGATGGCTGATCCGCGACTGAGCGACTTCGAGTTCTTCAAGATCCTGCTCCCCGGAATGTCCAAGAAGAAGCTG AGGCTGCCCTCTAAGTTCGCGGCGGAGCTCGGAGATCGCCGGGACGTGAAGCTGCGGCTTGCCGGCGGAGGAGGGCCCCTGTGGGACGTGAAAATCGTCTCCAACGATGACGGCATGTACCTCGGCCGCGGCTGGGAGCAGTTCAGCCACGTCCACGACCTGCGGGAGGGCAACCTGCTCGTCTTCCGCTACGACAGCGCCGACGTGCTCAACGTCACGATCTTCGACCGGAGCACGTGCCGCAAACATTACCCGcacgccgccgtcgtcgccgccggtACGTCCGTCT GTGGCGGAAGCACCAGCGCCGGCCGAAGCTCGCCGTCCATCGCCGAGCCATCGTATTTCGCCGTGACTCTGAGGCAGTGCAACCTGGGAACGAAGCAGAACCAGTACCTG AACGTGCCCGTCGAGTTCCAGGACGCGCACGGGTACGCGCGGCGGCGCCGGGTGGTGCTGCGTATGGGCGGCAGGTCGTGGGCCGTGAACCTGAAGCGCGGCAAGCGGGAGCACGGGGACCGCACGGCGTTCAAGTACGGGTGGCACCAGTTCTGCGTCGACAACGGCCTCGACCTCGGGGACACCTGCTTCTTCCGGGTGATCCGCGagggcggcagcggcgacggcgaggatgATGATGACGTGCTCAAGGTCGAGGTGCGCAAGAAGGACGGCACCTTCGTTGCCTGA
- the LOC133914823 gene encoding abscisate beta-glucosyltransferase-like, whose translation MRPSSLVALSGDEAAPRMYFIPFPTPGHALPMSDLAHLFASRGADAARANAARANATRLGGPVARAAAAGLRIRIHALTLPAEAAGLWVGTRAPTTSPPASSRALLPSPLTLFECSVLCCSTARTPQDGVASDTEPFLVPGLPDAVWLTRSRLAEATLPGAHSREFLNRMFDVERATARWVVNSFEDLQLEIPQKVGRLVNMQRLVLAVGSLSNLQQLFISQNSLLCLPTSVGDLRNMLLLDVSDNKLKALPESIGCCSSLEELQANGKFISF comes from the exons ATGCGGCCGTCGTCGTTGGTGGCGTTGTCGGGGGACGAGGCGGCGCCGCGTATGTACTTCATCCCGTTCCCGACGCCGGGGCACGCGCTGCCGATGTCCGACCTCGCCCACCTCTTCGCGTCCCGCGGCGCCGACGCCGCCCGCGCCAACGCCGCCCGCGCCAACGCCACCAGGCTCGGTGGTCCCGTcgcccgcgcggccgccgcaggCCTCCGCATCCGTATCCATGCACTCACGTTGCCTGCCGAGGCCGCTGGGCTCTGGGTGGGCACGAGAGCGCCGACGACCTCCCCACCCGCGAGCTCGCGGGCCCTTTTGCCATCGCCGTTGACCTTATTTGAG TGCAGCGTGCTCTGCTGCTCCACAGCCCGCACCCCGCAGGACGGCGTGGCATCGGACACCGAGCCGTTCCTCGTGCCGGGACTCCCCGACGCGGTGTGGCTCACCAGATCGAGGCTCGCCGAGGCAACGCTCCCGGGCGCGCACTCGCGGGAGTTCTTGAACCGCATGTTCGACGTCGAGCGCGCCACGGCCAGGTGGGTCGTCAACTCGTTCGAGGACCTGCAAC TTGAGATTCCCCAGAAAGTTGGCAGACTTGTGAATATGCAAAGACTT GTTTTGGCTG TGGGTTCTCTATCAAATCTTCAGCAACTTTTTATTTCTCAGAATTCTTTACTGTGCCTGCCTACGAGTGTAGGAGATTTGCGCAAT ATGTTGCTACTCGATGTATCTGATAACAAACTAAAGGCACTTCCAGAATCAATTGGATGTTGCAGTTCCCTGGAAGAATTGCAAGCCAATGGTAAATTCATCAGTTTCTGA
- the LOC133916662 gene encoding UDP-glucose 6-dehydrogenase 4-like, protein MVKICCLGAGYVGGPTMAVIALKCPAIEVCVVDISVARITAWNSDQLPIYEPGLDEVVKQCRGRNLFFSNDIEKHVAEADIIFVSVNTPTKTRGLGAGKAADLTYWESAARMIAEVAKSDKIVVEKSTVPVKTAEAIEKILTHNSKGINFQILSNPEFLAEGTAIEDLFKPDRVLIGGRETPEGQKAVKALKDVYANWVPEDRILTTNLWSAELSKLAANAFLAQRISSVNAISALCEATGANVAEVAYAVGKDSRIGPRFLNASVGFGGSCFQKDILNLVYICECNGLPEVANYWKQVIKINDYQKSRFVNRVVSSMFNTISGKKIAVLGFAFKKDTGDTRETAAIDVCKGLLGDKAKVSIYDPQVTEDQIQRDLAMNKFDWDHPIHLQPTSPTAVKQVSVTWDAYEATKGAHGICILTEWEEFKTLDYKKIYDSMQKPAFLFDGRNVIDAEKLREIGFIVYSIGRPLDAWLKDMPAVA, encoded by the coding sequence ATGGTGAAGATATGCTGCCTTGGTGCTGGATATGTTGGCGGCCCGACCATGGCTGTTATTGCGCTGAAATGCCCTGCTATTGAAGTTTGTGTTGTCGACATTTCTGTCGCACGCATCACAGCATGGAACAGCGATCAGCTCCCTATTTATGAACCAGGccttgatgaagtggtcaagcAATGCCGCGGCAGGAACCTCTTTTTCAGCAATGACATTGAGAAGCATGTTGCTGAGGCTGACATCATCTTTGTCTCTGTGAACACTCCAACCAAGACCCGTGGTCTTGGAGCTGGCAAAGCTGCGGATCTAACCTACTGGGAGAGTGCAGCCCGCATGATTGCTGAGGTGGCCAAGTCTGACAAGATTGTTGTTGAAAAGTCCACTGTCCCTGTCAAGACTGCTGAGGCCATTGAGAAGATCTTGACACACAATAGCAAGGGAATCAACTTCCAGATCCTCTCAAACCCAGAATTCCTTGCAGAGGGCACAGCGATTGAGGACCTTTTCAAGCCTGACCGTGTGCTCATCGGTGGTCGGGAGACTCCAGAAGGCCAGAAGGCTGTTAAGGCCCTGAAGGATGTCTATGCCAACTGGGTCCCTGAGGATCGCATTCTCACAACTAACTTATGGTCAGCTGAGTTGTCGAAGCTTGCAGCAAATGCCTTCTTGGCTCAGAGGATCTCTTCAGTGAATGCAATCTCTGCTCTTTGTGAGGCCACTGGTGCCAATGTGGCAGAGGTGGCCTATGCTGTTGGAAAGGACTCAAGGATCGGACCCAGATTCTTGAATGCTAGTGTTGGTTTCGGAGGCTCCTGCTTCCAGAAGGATATCCTCAACCTTGTGTACATCTGCGAGTGCAATGGACTTCCTGAGGTCGCGAACTACTGGAAGCAAGTTATCAAGATCAACGACTACCAGAAGAGCAGATTTGTGAACCGTGTGGTGTCTTCCATGTTCAACACTATCTCTGGAAAGAAGATTGCAGTGCTCGGCTTTGCATTCAAGAAGGATACTGGTGACACCAGAGAAACCGCCGCCATTGATGTGTGCAAGGGACTCCTTGGAGACAAGGCCAAGGTTAGCATCTATGATCCGCAGGTGACTGAGGACCAGATCCAGCGTGATCTTGCGATGAACAAGTTCGACTGGGACCACCCGATCCACCTGCAGCCTACGAGCCCAACCGCAGTGAAGCAGGTCTCTGTGACCTGGGATGCGTATGAAGCCACCAAGGGGGCGCATGGTATCTGCATCCTGACCGAGTGGGAGGAGTTCAAAACACTTGACTACAAGAAGATCTATGACAGCATGCAGAAGCCTGCCTTCTTGTTCGACGGCCGCAACGTCATCGATGCAGAGAAGCTCAGGGAGATCGGCTTCATTGTCTACTCCATCGGGAGGCCCCTTGACGCCTGGCTCAAGGACATGCCTGCCGTGGCTTAA